A window of Pelagicoccus enzymogenes contains these coding sequences:
- a CDS encoding response regulator produces the protein MKTIITVDDASTIRKMVGFTLKSAGHQVLEAADGLEAYEKLKGKPVDLVITDVNMPRMDGIELTRKLRALPAYSRVPIVLLTTEAGAAKKSEGRAAGATGWIVKPFSQDQLLALVSRVLPN, from the coding sequence ATGAAAACGATAATAACTGTCGATGATGCGTCGACGATCCGCAAAATGGTTGGATTCACCCTCAAGTCCGCAGGCCATCAGGTTCTTGAAGCCGCTGATGGGCTGGAGGCTTACGAAAAGCTCAAGGGCAAGCCGGTGGATCTGGTTATCACCGACGTCAACATGCCGCGCATGGACGGCATCGAGCTGACCCGCAAGCTGCGCGCCTTGCCTGCCTACAGCCGGGTGCCGATCGTGTTGCTCACCACGGAAGCGGGCGCTGCCAAGAAGAGCGAAGGCAGAGCCGCGGGAGCGACCGGCTGGATCGTGAAGCCGTTCAGCCAGGACCAACTACTTGCGCTCGTTTCACGGGTGTTGCCCAACTAA
- the atpC gene encoding ATP synthase F1 subunit epsilon: protein MSLQLEIVTPHGKVYDEEIDSVVMPTTSGEVGIMPGHIPLLTEIQAGEIAVSKSGTVDHLAVSKGFAQCIGDKVSILAENAISESDIDESEVEAAMARAQEALKNAKEMSAEELAQLETTIQYANIQQLLKKKK, encoded by the coding sequence ATGTCACTCCAACTAGAAATAGTAACGCCGCACGGCAAGGTTTACGACGAGGAGATCGATTCCGTCGTGATGCCTACCACTTCGGGTGAAGTCGGCATCATGCCGGGTCACATTCCGCTCCTCACCGAAATCCAAGCCGGTGAGATCGCGGTCAGCAAGTCTGGTACGGTAGACCACCTCGCGGTGAGCAAGGGCTTTGCCCAGTGCATTGGCGACAAGGTTTCCATCCTGGCGGAAAATGCCATCAGCGAATCCGACATCGACGAAAGCGAAGTCGAAGCCGCTATGGCCCGCGCTCAGGAAGCCCTCAAGAATGCCAAGGAAATGAGCGCGGAGGAGTTGGCTCAGCTCGAGACCACCATCCAGTACGCGAACATCCAGCAGCTGCTTAAGAAAAAGAAGTAG
- a CDS encoding STAS domain-containing protein: MHPTIHSYKADADIVSTNASQHWTRIEPLLQNVKSSELLELDLRAANIVDSVGLNVIVKTIKTANNQNARVRLLIGNQSLKRICTFTRLDQKAEIVGP, encoded by the coding sequence ATGCATCCAACGATTCACAGCTACAAGGCCGACGCCGATATCGTCAGCACCAACGCCAGCCAACACTGGACCCGCATCGAGCCCCTCCTCCAAAACGTCAAGTCCAGCGAACTGCTCGAGCTCGACCTGCGGGCCGCCAACATCGTCGATTCCGTGGGACTCAACGTGATCGTCAAAACCATAAAGACCGCCAACAACCAGAACGCCCGCGTGCGCCTCCTCATCGGAAACCAAAGCCTCAAGCGCATCTGCACCTTTACCCGCCTCGACCAAAAGGCGGAAATCGTCGGCCCCTAA
- a CDS encoding OB-fold-containig protein, whose amino-acid sequence MIENLLAPENGVFLVSLCLFLLIFVIQAVSVVVGMEPFGFLDSLLPDVDIDLDSDLNLADTTPGFIDSVMSMLKLGRVPFVFTFILFLFLFSVVGLYGQMALFELSGSRLHWFLASGGAFVVTLPLLRFGNGILEKVLPKDETAAISASTFIGRMATIVIGSATHERAAEAKVVGPDGKTHYVNVVADNEGKVFTQGDHLLIVGRRTEGIFTVIENKNPLLEEQ is encoded by the coding sequence ATGATTGAAAACCTACTTGCTCCAGAAAACGGAGTGTTTCTGGTTTCCCTTTGCTTGTTCCTCCTGATCTTCGTGATTCAGGCGGTCAGCGTGGTCGTCGGTATGGAGCCTTTCGGTTTCCTGGACAGCTTGTTGCCGGACGTCGACATCGATCTGGATTCTGATCTTAACCTAGCGGATACGACGCCTGGCTTCATCGACAGCGTAATGTCCATGCTGAAGCTGGGCCGCGTACCTTTTGTATTCACTTTTATACTTTTTCTTTTCCTGTTCTCGGTCGTTGGCCTCTATGGTCAGATGGCTTTGTTCGAGCTGAGTGGATCTCGCTTACACTGGTTCCTAGCTTCGGGAGGAGCCTTTGTAGTTACGCTTCCACTACTACGATTTGGAAACGGGATTCTCGAAAAAGTACTCCCCAAGGATGAAACGGCTGCCATTTCGGCGAGCACCTTCATTGGCAGGATGGCTACCATCGTAATCGGTTCCGCCACGCATGAGCGGGCAGCTGAGGCGAAGGTGGTCGGACCTGACGGGAAAACGCATTACGTCAACGTTGTCGCAGACAACGAGGGCAAAGTCTTCACGCAAGGTGACCACCTGCTCATCGTAGGCCGCCGGACGGAGGGCATCTTTACAGTTATCGAAAACAAAAACCCACTCTTGGAAGAACAATAA
- a CDS encoding chemotaxis protein CheA, protein MSSESFDDFQTELVKDFLLESAEGLETFDQDLLAIEKGEFDPTLLNQVFRVVHTIKGTAGCLGFSRIESIAHTGENVLSLMRDGELQSSPSIADALLKLSDALRAMLEVIETSGSDETAGDYSELKDVLDAIKNGELSVEATTIDLEASDQIETQEIESGEPSADPNSGWGFFEDEGEASQSAVEQSAPAESIQEDVGDSAWGLFEEEEVAVVEKRVHEQERKDRPAPNPPAAGKAESIANATVRVDVELLDSLMNMVGELVLSRNQLLQLGYQRTVSPSEVSAISQRFNQVTTDLQQGIMKTRMQQIGTVWGKYPRIVRDLAADLGKRVELETFGADTELDRTIIEAIKDPLTHIIRNAVDHGIERPEVRKAAGKSESAQLLMRAFHEAGQVNIEIVDDGAGIDGNRICGKAIEKGLIDVEEAARLSNREKINLIFLPGFSTAEKLSNVSGRGVGMDVVKTNIEKIGGSVEIHSVCGEGTTLRIKIPLTLAIVAALVVKSGSQRFAIPQVNLVELVRIKSEDMKEAIEMVYDAPVFRLRGKLLPLVFLDKFLKLPAEERAMRSSVSIAVLRADGQDYGLVVDVVSDTEEIVVKPLGKQLSHMPIYAGATIMGDGSVAIILDAVGIASQSGVLSKAQKAMDSRSDGSEDLQDFGQKTSLILFSLPGWENLAMPLDAAERLEEFAPEVINKSGGVESVQYRGGIMQLLRLGDLLGTETSFEDSLREQVIVYKCADRYLGLVVGENRDIVEQTLHLENIGSRAFIKGSAVINGQTTDLVDVDAVLERAGLKETF, encoded by the coding sequence ATGAGCAGCGAAAGCTTCGACGACTTTCAGACCGAGCTCGTCAAGGACTTCCTCTTGGAGAGCGCCGAGGGGCTTGAGACCTTCGATCAGGATCTGTTGGCGATTGAGAAGGGGGAGTTCGATCCGACTTTGCTCAATCAAGTCTTTAGGGTGGTGCACACCATCAAAGGGACCGCCGGATGCCTTGGCTTCTCGCGCATCGAGAGTATCGCCCACACGGGAGAGAACGTGCTTTCGCTGATGCGCGACGGGGAGCTGCAGTCCTCGCCCAGCATCGCTGACGCTCTTCTGAAGCTTTCCGATGCTTTGCGGGCGATGCTGGAAGTGATCGAGACCAGCGGGTCGGACGAAACGGCTGGCGACTACAGCGAGCTCAAGGATGTCTTGGACGCGATCAAGAACGGCGAACTTTCCGTTGAAGCGACGACTATCGATCTGGAAGCGTCCGATCAGATTGAAACGCAGGAAATCGAAAGCGGTGAGCCGTCGGCAGACCCGAATTCCGGTTGGGGATTTTTCGAAGACGAAGGCGAAGCGTCTCAATCGGCTGTTGAGCAATCCGCGCCAGCGGAATCCATTCAGGAAGATGTGGGCGATTCGGCGTGGGGACTCTTTGAAGAAGAGGAGGTTGCTGTCGTTGAAAAACGGGTACATGAACAGGAACGTAAGGACCGGCCAGCTCCCAATCCGCCTGCTGCCGGTAAAGCAGAATCTATTGCCAACGCCACTGTGCGGGTGGATGTGGAGTTGCTCGATAGCTTGATGAACATGGTCGGCGAGCTTGTCCTCTCACGCAATCAGCTCTTGCAGCTCGGATACCAGCGAACGGTTTCGCCTTCGGAGGTTTCTGCGATCTCGCAGCGATTCAATCAAGTGACCACGGATTTGCAGCAAGGGATCATGAAAACGCGCATGCAGCAGATCGGCACGGTCTGGGGCAAGTATCCGCGAATCGTGCGCGATCTTGCTGCTGACCTTGGCAAGCGCGTCGAGCTTGAAACCTTCGGAGCGGATACCGAACTGGATCGCACCATCATCGAAGCGATCAAGGATCCGTTGACCCATATCATACGCAACGCGGTGGACCATGGCATCGAACGCCCAGAGGTTCGCAAGGCCGCAGGGAAGTCCGAGTCGGCCCAGTTGCTGATGCGGGCGTTTCACGAAGCGGGACAAGTAAACATCGAGATCGTCGACGACGGAGCGGGAATCGACGGAAACAGAATTTGCGGCAAAGCAATCGAGAAGGGCTTGATCGACGTCGAAGAAGCGGCACGGCTTTCCAATCGCGAGAAGATCAATCTCATCTTTCTGCCCGGTTTTTCCACAGCCGAGAAGCTGAGCAATGTCTCAGGTCGCGGCGTGGGAATGGATGTGGTAAAGACCAACATTGAGAAGATTGGAGGTTCCGTGGAAATCCATTCTGTCTGTGGAGAAGGTACGACTTTGCGTATCAAGATTCCGCTTACGCTTGCAATTGTAGCAGCCTTGGTCGTTAAGAGCGGTTCGCAGCGTTTTGCGATTCCGCAGGTCAACCTCGTGGAGCTCGTCCGCATCAAGTCGGAAGACATGAAGGAAGCCATTGAGATGGTTTACGATGCGCCCGTGTTTCGTTTGAGAGGCAAGCTTCTCCCTCTGGTCTTCTTGGACAAGTTCCTCAAGCTTCCAGCCGAAGAGCGCGCGATGCGTTCCTCTGTCAGTATCGCGGTGCTGCGGGCCGACGGTCAGGACTATGGTCTGGTGGTCGATGTCGTGAGCGACACGGAAGAGATCGTGGTGAAGCCCTTGGGCAAGCAGCTCTCTCACATGCCGATCTATGCCGGGGCTACGATCATGGGAGACGGTTCGGTAGCCATTATATTGGATGCGGTAGGAATCGCTTCTCAGTCTGGGGTGCTCAGCAAGGCTCAGAAGGCGATGGACTCGCGTTCGGACGGCTCGGAAGACCTCCAAGACTTCGGGCAAAAGACGTCTCTTATCCTCTTTTCGCTTCCTGGATGGGAGAACTTGGCCATGCCCTTGGATGCCGCGGAACGACTTGAGGAGTTTGCTCCAGAGGTCATCAACAAGTCGGGTGGCGTAGAATCGGTGCAATACCGTGGTGGCATCATGCAGCTCTTGCGTCTCGGGGATTTGCTGGGCACGGAAACAAGCTTTGAAGATTCCTTGCGCGAGCAAGTGATCGTCTACAAATGCGCGGATCGCTACCTAGGACTGGTGGTAGGCGAAAATCGCGATATCGTCGAGCAGACGCTCCATTTAGAGAATATCGGTTCGCGAGCCTTCATCAAAGGATCTGCGGTGATCAACGGCCAGACCACAGACTTGGTTGACGTCGATGCCGTGCTGGAGCGAGCCGGACTTAAGGAAACATTCTAG
- a CDS encoding S8 family peptidase: MPRRPLPPYIAVTLSLLIVAATAGLWLRQYLEESKKPAAISQNFEHANPRRLVSKTTEAVAPTTESADPKDAAPGHSIPNERVLSFAAESDYRAFLANLPDDVHVVASNQRLLSVRIKVPERFDPSQLPPNAQDDPNYTLLTPLPVATDTLAADRAFGSSALRFMGALDPNNAGGQGVKIAVLDTGIRNHTTLDSDKLTQIGFSAPHDYLSHGTAVASLIAGQEGVGIAPQAELIGIQVLDTDGIGDAFTLAKAIVQAVDEGANIINMSLGSYGSNQALSNAVAYADSQGVVLVASAGNESVAALPYPAAYESVIAVSAIDAEGHPTSFSNQSASVDIAAPGVGVYAAWDDENWTSFTGTSAAAPYVSGAIASLSSALDITASEAAELLLANANDSGLPGVDVQLGRGYVDLTRSYKSNTIYTDLALADIYLAHTDGPEDQYTIHLTAQNRGTKTIPAAVLSYTLPNGITQEIYLGSLEPGQSASQSLPANVSELSLGLEISANVETRSSEPDTIPENNLRSSNLSIPEE, translated from the coding sequence ATGCCACGCCGCCCACTACCACCCTACATCGCCGTCACGCTCAGTCTGCTGATCGTTGCAGCGACCGCGGGGCTCTGGCTACGCCAATACCTCGAAGAGAGCAAAAAACCAGCTGCCATCTCTCAGAATTTCGAGCACGCAAATCCGCGCAGGCTCGTCTCCAAGACAACAGAAGCCGTCGCACCGACCACGGAATCCGCCGACCCCAAAGACGCGGCTCCCGGGCACTCCATCCCAAACGAACGCGTACTCTCCTTCGCCGCCGAGTCCGACTATCGCGCCTTTTTGGCGAACCTGCCCGACGACGTCCATGTCGTCGCCTCCAACCAGCGACTCCTGTCAGTCCGCATAAAAGTGCCCGAGCGATTCGACCCCAGCCAGCTTCCCCCGAACGCCCAAGACGACCCCAACTACACCCTGCTCACCCCACTCCCTGTCGCCACCGACACCCTCGCTGCCGATCGGGCCTTCGGCAGCTCCGCCCTCAGATTCATGGGAGCCCTCGACCCAAACAACGCTGGCGGCCAAGGCGTCAAGATCGCAGTGCTCGACACCGGTATCCGCAATCACACGACGCTCGACTCCGACAAACTCACGCAGATCGGCTTCTCCGCCCCCCACGACTACCTTTCCCACGGCACCGCTGTCGCCTCCCTCATCGCCGGCCAAGAAGGGGTCGGCATCGCCCCCCAAGCTGAGCTCATCGGCATCCAAGTTCTCGATACAGACGGAATAGGCGACGCCTTCACCTTGGCCAAGGCCATCGTCCAAGCCGTTGACGAGGGCGCAAACATCATAAACATGAGCCTCGGCAGCTACGGTAGCAACCAAGCCCTCAGCAACGCCGTCGCCTACGCCGACTCTCAAGGCGTGGTGCTCGTCGCCTCCGCCGGCAACGAAAGCGTCGCTGCCCTCCCCTATCCCGCAGCCTACGAATCCGTCATCGCCGTGTCCGCCATCGACGCGGAAGGACACCCCACCTCTTTCTCAAACCAGAGCGCCTCCGTAGACATCGCCGCCCCCGGAGTCGGCGTCTACGCCGCCTGGGACGACGAAAATTGGACCAGCTTCACCGGCACCTCCGCCGCCGCGCCCTACGTCTCCGGAGCAATCGCCTCCCTCAGTTCCGCCCTCGACATCACCGCCAGCGAAGCCGCCGAACTCCTGCTCGCCAACGCCAACGACAGCGGGCTCCCTGGAGTCGACGTCCAACTCGGCCGTGGCTACGTCGACTTAACTCGTAGTTACAAATCCAATACAATCTACACAGACCTTGCTCTCGCCGACATTTACCTCGCGCACACCGACGGCCCAGAGGACCAATACACCATTCACCTAACCGCCCAGAACCGCGGCACCAAAACCATCCCCGCAGCCGTGCTCAGCTACACGCTCCCAAACGGCATCACCCAAGAAATCTACCTCGGCTCCCTCGAACCAGGCCAATCCGCGAGCCAAAGTCTGCCCGCCAATGTCAGCGAGCTATCCCTCGGACTCGAAATTTCCGCTAACGTCGAAACGCGTAGTTCCGAACCTGATACAATTCCCGAAAACAACCTACGAAGTAGCAATCTCTCAATTCCCGAAGAATAG
- a CDS encoding PspA/IM30 family protein has protein sequence MNDSISTRIGRIITGTAYSIVSKIEGLAPEAVLEQAISEVDQVLDEVRAALGGITAQKHHVSKTMARLNHEHAELEDQVVVAYTQGRKDLVESALARQTDIEDQLPALEAQLGRLSRQEADHNQALTGLIAKRNEMEDELQEFIRSRKQEVVVTDSDVEDFASPDSALWKAEKAESAFSRVMQRTTGINRSSLTTNSRESAKLVELANLSRNAKIEAKLKALEERIERESAHD, from the coding sequence ATGAATGATAGCATCTCCACACGTATTGGACGAATCATTACTGGAACCGCATATTCTATAGTCTCCAAAATTGAGGGCCTTGCTCCAGAGGCGGTACTAGAGCAGGCGATTTCTGAAGTAGATCAAGTCTTGGATGAAGTGCGAGCAGCTCTAGGAGGAATCACGGCTCAAAAGCATCACGTATCCAAAACGATGGCACGCCTTAATCATGAACATGCCGAGTTAGAAGACCAAGTCGTTGTGGCATACACGCAGGGGCGGAAGGACTTAGTAGAATCTGCTTTAGCCCGTCAAACTGATATCGAGGATCAGCTCCCTGCCTTGGAAGCTCAGCTCGGACGCTTGTCTCGCCAAGAGGCTGACCACAATCAAGCATTGACCGGTTTGATTGCCAAGCGAAACGAAATGGAAGATGAACTTCAGGAGTTCATTCGTAGCCGCAAGCAGGAGGTTGTTGTCACGGATTCCGATGTTGAAGATTTCGCGAGTCCAGATTCAGCGCTTTGGAAAGCGGAAAAGGCGGAAAGCGCGTTTTCCCGCGTGATGCAGCGTACTACTGGAATAAATCGTAGCTCGCTCACTACGAACAGCCGGGAGAGCGCCAAGCTGGTCGAGTTGGCGAACTTGAGCCGCAACGCCAAGATCGAAGCCAAACTGAAGGCTTTGGAAGAGAGGATAGAAAGGGAATCCGCCCATGATTGA
- a CDS encoding response regulator, giving the protein MEGHSSSKSIQLLLVDDDKTTRRLLGFVLERLGYHVTEAQSAKEARAHIHTLGFDHFDLVVSDYWMPGQNGLELLKYISVEDPTLSVMLMTSDGERQILENLIQINGCGFLQKPIKRDTLRARVADAVAQTRRRRHLQATESEANTLGENQRILQHKQLTGEWSNIEFTFTSKSQASGDFVSVIPLKSGEKVLLISDASGHELSSALQSNYFHGLARGMLKYGASLPQVFQHFNDILLHEWNDEDLVGHSLAALALSFDRDKQLLSFINAGAPQPYLSQSDGFAAPIGNAQGFAPLGWFEDPFFQSQIKLQPGYVCAWTDGLSDLAENTEVDPLALADRLLNKRLNSSSLLSNARDDIAVIRVTPPCTPIDFQPMIPLVSLDIPGDQADRIDEIQAYCEKSIRIVAPEIDSSYLADLLLCLREALLNALTHGCRSQRDLAASLRLSRSHDFSKIAIQIRDQGQGHSFDWEAHAATAAEELIPEHRGLIMMHSIPSRIDLSDRGASVFMEFEREANLNWAN; this is encoded by the coding sequence ATGGAAGGCCATTCCAGCTCCAAATCCATCCAACTCCTTCTGGTAGACGACGACAAAACGACCCGCCGCCTCCTCGGCTTCGTGCTCGAAAGACTCGGTTACCACGTGACCGAGGCGCAGTCAGCCAAAGAAGCCCGCGCTCATATTCATACACTCGGCTTCGACCACTTCGACCTCGTCGTATCCGATTATTGGATGCCCGGCCAAAACGGGCTCGAGCTCCTCAAGTACATCAGCGTGGAGGACCCCACTCTCTCCGTCATGCTCATGACCAGCGACGGAGAACGCCAGATCCTCGAAAACCTCATCCAGATCAACGGTTGCGGATTCCTGCAAAAACCCATCAAGCGCGACACCCTCAGGGCTCGCGTCGCAGACGCTGTCGCTCAGACACGTCGCCGCCGCCACTTGCAGGCCACTGAATCCGAGGCCAACACCCTCGGCGAAAACCAGCGTATCCTGCAGCACAAGCAGCTGACTGGAGAATGGTCCAACATCGAGTTCACCTTCACTTCAAAGTCCCAAGCCAGCGGCGACTTCGTTTCCGTCATCCCCCTCAAGAGCGGCGAGAAAGTCCTCCTCATCTCCGACGCCTCCGGCCACGAGCTCTCCTCCGCCCTCCAGTCCAACTACTTCCACGGCCTCGCCCGCGGAATGCTCAAGTACGGGGCCAGCCTTCCCCAAGTCTTCCAACACTTCAACGACATCCTTCTCCACGAATGGAACGACGAGGACCTCGTCGGCCACTCTCTCGCCGCCCTCGCCCTCAGCTTCGACCGAGACAAGCAACTCCTCTCCTTCATCAACGCGGGCGCACCACAGCCCTACCTCTCCCAAAGCGACGGATTCGCCGCCCCCATTGGCAACGCCCAGGGCTTCGCTCCCCTCGGCTGGTTCGAAGACCCCTTCTTCCAAAGCCAGATCAAGCTGCAGCCTGGCTATGTCTGCGCCTGGACCGACGGCCTCAGCGACCTCGCCGAAAACACCGAAGTCGATCCACTCGCCTTGGCAGATCGTCTCCTCAATAAAAGGCTCAACTCCTCCAGCCTACTCTCCAACGCCCGAGACGACATCGCAGTCATCCGCGTAACCCCCCCCTGTACCCCGATAGACTTCCAGCCCATGATTCCCTTGGTCTCCCTGGACATCCCCGGAGACCAAGCCGACCGCATCGACGAAATCCAAGCCTACTGCGAAAAAAGCATCCGCATCGTCGCCCCCGAGATCGACAGCTCCTATCTCGCAGACCTCCTGCTCTGCCTCCGCGAAGCCCTCCTCAACGCTCTCACGCACGGCTGCCGCTCCCAAAGGGACCTCGCCGCCTCCCTTCGACTCTCCCGCTCCCATGACTTCTCCAAGATCGCCATCCAAATCCGCGACCAAGGCCAGGGCCATAGCTTCGACTGGGAAGCCCACGCCGCCACCGCAGCCGAAGAGCTCATCCCCGAACACCGAGGTCTCATCATGATGCACTCCATCCCCAGCCGCATCGACCTCTCAGACCGCGGAGCATCCGTCTTCATGGAATTCGAACGCGAAGCCAACCTAAACTGGGCCAACTAA
- a CDS encoding flotillin family protein yields MFDLSSLAGVVGLGVILVLTILFILSRFYRRASKEVAFVRTGMGGEKVILDGGGLKWPVFHEIILVNMRTLRLQVDRKNEEGLITADRMRVDVTAEFYLRVKPEKESIAKAAQTLGERTLEPERLKELLQGKFVDALRSVAAGLSMEQLHEQRAEFIQSVQVSLSEDLLKNGLELESVSLTALDQTGREYFKEDNAFDAQGLAKLTLITESKREERNRIEQETRIKIENQNLDAAKQSFEIKRAEEFARLDQQREVEMATAQQSARIKTEDAIRKREAEEARISAEQAVKEADILSRQAVDERDIEAKRRIEEADIQRRRSVDVSGQEAAIIVAKKSEEKSQAEAEAAKARSNFVREEEQVVTVRETAIANRKKEIELIKAREDAEKQAIDVTVAAEADKQAALDKAEAVLTESKAAAEKIRIIAEADQKRFEVEAYGEKAINEAKNILSSELIGFELRKILAQVAPKIMEASVKPMEKIDSIKILQANGFGGTTGGANGSNGTSNAGGGSLPNQLVDAALGYRMNLPLVDKMLEELGLDPKSAEGLSALLKEKGDLKIDTETEEKTVKAKSKS; encoded by the coding sequence ATGTTTGATCTATCATCACTAGCCGGAGTCGTCGGCTTGGGCGTCATCCTCGTCCTCACCATCCTTTTCATCCTGTCGCGCTTCTATCGACGGGCCAGCAAGGAGGTTGCGTTTGTCCGTACCGGTATGGGCGGCGAAAAAGTTATCTTGGACGGAGGCGGCCTAAAGTGGCCGGTTTTCCACGAAATCATCCTCGTGAACATGCGCACCCTGCGCTTGCAGGTGGATCGCAAGAATGAAGAAGGATTGATTACGGCAGACCGGATGCGCGTCGATGTGACGGCTGAGTTTTATCTTCGGGTGAAGCCTGAGAAGGAATCCATCGCCAAGGCTGCCCAGACTTTGGGTGAACGGACATTGGAACCCGAACGCTTGAAGGAGCTGCTCCAGGGTAAGTTCGTCGATGCGCTGCGCTCTGTTGCAGCGGGTTTATCCATGGAACAACTACACGAGCAACGCGCGGAGTTTATCCAGTCCGTGCAAGTGTCGCTCAGCGAGGACCTGCTGAAGAATGGTTTAGAGCTCGAGTCTGTTTCCTTGACCGCTCTCGACCAAACCGGCCGCGAGTATTTCAAGGAAGACAATGCCTTCGACGCTCAAGGTCTCGCCAAGCTTACTTTGATCACCGAATCGAAGCGTGAAGAGCGGAATCGCATCGAGCAAGAAACACGTATCAAGATCGAGAACCAAAACTTGGACGCTGCGAAACAGAGCTTCGAGATCAAGCGGGCAGAGGAGTTCGCTCGCCTCGACCAGCAGCGCGAAGTCGAGATGGCCACAGCTCAGCAATCGGCTCGTATCAAGACGGAGGATGCCATTCGCAAGCGGGAAGCGGAAGAAGCCCGTATCTCCGCGGAGCAGGCTGTGAAAGAAGCGGACATCCTCTCTCGCCAGGCGGTAGACGAAAGAGACATCGAAGCAAAGCGTCGTATCGAAGAAGCGGATATCCAGCGTCGCCGCTCCGTAGACGTAAGCGGGCAGGAAGCCGCGATCATCGTGGCGAAGAAGTCTGAAGAAAAGTCCCAGGCGGAAGCGGAAGCGGCCAAAGCGCGTTCGAATTTCGTGAGGGAAGAAGAGCAAGTCGTCACTGTTCGCGAAACTGCGATCGCCAATCGTAAGAAGGAGATCGAGCTGATCAAGGCGCGTGAGGACGCGGAGAAGCAAGCGATCGATGTTACGGTTGCCGCTGAAGCGGACAAGCAAGCGGCGCTCGACAAAGCGGAGGCGGTGCTCACCGAATCCAAGGCAGCGGCTGAGAAGATTCGCATCATCGCGGAAGCGGACCAGAAGCGATTCGAGGTCGAGGCTTACGGCGAGAAGGCGATCAACGAAGCCAAGAATATCCTCAGTTCCGAGCTCATCGGCTTCGAATTGCGCAAGATCTTGGCTCAAGTGGCCCCGAAAATCATGGAAGCCAGCGTAAAGCCAATGGAGAAGATCGACAGCATCAAGATCCTGCAGGCGAATGGCTTTGGCGGTACGACTGGAGGGGCAAACGGAAGCAACGGTACGTCAAACGCGGGGGGCGGCAGCTTGCCGAACCAGCTCGTGGATGCGGCTCTTGGCTACCGCATGAACCTGCCGCTGGTCGACAAGATGTTGGAAGAGCTCGGACTGGATCCGAAGTCAGCAGAAGGTCTCAGTGCCTTGCTTAAGGAGAAAGGCGACCTGAAAATCGACACCGAGACGGAGGAGAAAACGGTTAAAGCCAAAAGCAAATCCTAG